A single region of the Musa acuminata AAA Group cultivar baxijiao chromosome BXJ1-11, Cavendish_Baxijiao_AAA, whole genome shotgun sequence genome encodes:
- the LOC135597501 gene encoding cytochrome b-c1 complex subunit 6-1, mitochondrial-like isoform X2 codes for MADEEPVDPKQYLEDTCKPKCVRPLRAYQACVKRIKGDETGHKHCTGQYFDYWKCIDECVALKLFDKLK; via the exons AT GGCGGATGAGGAACCAGTTGATCCAAAGCAGTATCTTGAGGATACTTGCAAACCAAAGTGTGTACGGCCTTTACGTGCATATCAG GCATGCGTTAAGAGAATCAAAGGAGATGAAACTGGGCATAAGCATTGTACTGGGCAATACTTTGATTACTGGAAGTGTATCGATGAGTGT GTTGCACTTAAGCTTTTCGACAAACTGAAGTGA
- the LOC135597501 gene encoding cytochrome b-c1 complex subunit 6-1, mitochondrial-like isoform X1 yields MQVHRIHQFLQTKMADEEPVDPKQYLEDTCKPKCVRPLRAYQACVKRIKGDETGHKHCTGQYFDYWKCIDECVALKLFDKLK; encoded by the exons ATGCAGGTACACCGGATACATCAGTTTCTACAAACTAAAAT GGCGGATGAGGAACCAGTTGATCCAAAGCAGTATCTTGAGGATACTTGCAAACCAAAGTGTGTACGGCCTTTACGTGCATATCAG GCATGCGTTAAGAGAATCAAAGGAGATGAAACTGGGCATAAGCATTGTACTGGGCAATACTTTGATTACTGGAAGTGTATCGATGAGTGT GTTGCACTTAAGCTTTTCGACAAACTGAAGTGA
- the LOC103972569 gene encoding probable terpene synthase 11, with amino-acid sequence MAGMSFSCAAASSPVHSVKGKACRWRRHISACHLTANSHPFKSLHGCFASPSSLQDHQVHSEADYSAGKIEELKIRVGFTLRTDIHSTRSMVLVDTIQRLGISHQFEDELELILDRNPSAAQGDEDDLFSTALRFRLLRQRGYNVDTDVFHEFMDRKGHFKESLSKDLAGLLSLHEASYLGVRDEEVLSQAMGFSEEHLRRSMLNLRPVRAREVNLALEFPRQRRMVRSEARSYIGKYAQESGRISDVLQLATLDFNLVQSQLRIEIAVLRSWWKELGLAEKLSFARDRPLECFLWTVGLFPEPRFSQCRIEIAKTIAILLVIDDVYDIQGSLDELILFTDAVRRWGVEAMEDLPEYMKICYMALYNTTNEIGYRVLKEHGRCIIPELRKTWVDLCEGFLVEARWFSGGVVPEMEEYVGNGVSTAGTYMAFVHAFYLIGSGVNKQSSDVVNSCPKLFTSAGRILRLWDDLGTAKVEQERGDVASSIDCYMKEGDGASEAESRLHVRSLIHSSWLDLNGEALAATSLPRSTVDAALNLARTAQAMYQHGDDGRLPSVDQHIHSLLTEPIPQDNHISEEARVGRTSEFTVHE; translated from the exons ATGGCTGGAATGAGCTTTTCTTGTGCAGCTGCTTCATCACCTGTGCATTCTGTCAAAGGGAAGGCCTGTAGATGGAGGAGACACATTTCGGCATGTCATCTTACTGCTAACTCACACCCCTTTAAGAGCCTCCATGGCTGCTTTGCATCTCCCTCCTCACTCCAAGATCATCAG GTTCATTCAGAAGCTGATTACTCTGCTGGAAAGATCGAAGAACTGAAGATACGTGTAGGATTTACATTAAGAACTGACATCCACTCGACGCGCTCCATGGTACTAGTCGACACGATCCAACGCCTGGGAATCAGCCATCAGTTTGAGGATGAACTCGAGCTAATCCTGGATCGAAACCCCAGTGCTGCACAAGGTGATGAAGATGATCTCTTTAGCACTGCCCTCCGATTTAGATTACTCAGGCAAAGAGGCTACAACGTGGATACCG ATGTCTTCCACGAGTTCATGGACAGGAAAGGCCACTTCAAGGAGTCTCTGAGCAAAGACTTAGCAGGTCTTCTGAGCCTGCATGAAGCGTCTTACCTGGGTGTGAGAGATGAAGAGGTGCTATCGCAAGCCATGGGTTTCAGCGAGGAACACCTTCGGAGATCGATGCTCAATTTGCGCCCTGTTAGAGCTAGAGAAGTTAACCTGGCCTTGGAATTCCCCAGGCAAAGGAGGATGGTGCGATCCGAAGCCAGGAGTTACATCGGCAAGTATGCGCAAGAAAGCGGTAGGATTTCGGATGTGTTGCAGCTCGCAACCCTAGATTTCAATCTGGTGCAGTCACAGCTCCGGATCGAGATTGCAGTTCTAAGAAG CTGGTGGAAGGAGTTGGGTCTCGCAGAGAAGCTCAGCTTCGCGCGAGATCGGCCGCTGGAGTGCTTCCTGTGGACGGTGGGGCTGTTCCCGGAGCCACGGTTCTCGCAGTGCCGGATCGAGATAGCGAAGACGATCGCGATCTTGCTCGTCATCGACGACGTATACGACATCCAAGGATCACTGGATGAGCTCATTCTCTTCACGGACGCTGTTCGTAG ATGGGGAGTCGAGGCGATGGAGGATCTGCCGGAGTACATGAAGATATGCTACATGGCGCTGTACAACACCACCAACGAGATCGGTTACAGGGTCCTCAAAGAGCACGGCAGGTGCATCATCCCGGAGCTGAGGAAGACG TGGGTGGACTTGTGCGAGGGCTTTCTCGTGGAAGCGCGGTGGTTCAGTGGCGGAGTGGTGCCGGAGATGGAGGAGTACGTGGGGAATGGGGTCTCTACAGCAGGGACGTACATGGCATTTGTGCATGCTTTTTATCTGATAGGAAGCGGAGTCAACAAGCAGAGTTCGGATGTGGTCAACTCCTGCCCAAAGCTGTTCACCAGTGCTGGAAGAATTCTGAGACTATGGgatgatctgggaacagccaag GTGGAGCAGGAAAGAGGGGACGTGGCGTCCAGCATCGACTGCTACATgaaggaaggcgacggcgcttcgGAGGCGGAATCGAGGCTTCACGTCAGAAGCCTCATACACAGCTCGTGGTTGGACCTCAACGGCGAGGCTCTCGCCGCCACCTCGTTGCCGCGCTCCACCGTCGACGCGGCCTTAAACCTTGCTAGAACCGCACAGGCGATGTACCAACACGGGGACGACGGCCGGCTCCCCAGCGTCGACCAGCACATCCACTCGCTTCTCACGGAGCCCATTCCTCAAGACAACCACATCTCAGAGGAAGCTCGTGTGGGTAGGACCTCAGAGTTCACGGTCCATGAATGA
- the LOC135597502 gene encoding organelle RRM domain-containing protein 2, mitochondrial-like — MAAARAGLRRLFSISAISPPPLAAAAPASESEFRRLFSISAFSPPLPAAARPAAEPSTNLFVSGLNKGTTSEGLWEAFSKFGQVVHARVVTDRVSGYSKGFGFVRYATLEEAEAGMKGMDGKFLDGWVIFAEYARPRPPPPGQTQLQTAAAPPPQAMEPPAGHQ, encoded by the exons ATGGCGGCGGCGAGGGCGGGACTCCGGCGGCTCTTTTCCATCTCCGCCATCTCTCCTCCGCCTCTCGCCGCCGCAGCCCCGGCATCGGAGTCGGAATTTCGGCGGCTTTTCTCCATCTCCGCCTTCTCTCCTCCGCTTCCAGCGGCTGCCCGTCCGGCGGCGGAGCCGTCCACCAACCTCTTCGTCTCAG GACTGAATAAGGGAACTACATCTGAGGGACTGTGGGAAGCTTTCTCAAAATTTGGGCAAGTAGTCCATG CTAGGGTTGTGACGGACCGTGTGTCTGGATATTCCAAAGGGTTCGGTTTTGTTAGATATGCCACACTGGAAGAAGCAGAAGCTGGAATGAAAGGCATGGATGGCAAG TTTCTAGATGGATGGGTTATTTTTGCAGAGTATGCAAGGCCCAGACCACCCCCACCAGGACAAACACAGCTTCAGACAGCAGCAGCACCACCTCCTCAGGCAATGGAGCCTCCTGCCGGCCACCAGTAG